The Methanofervidicoccus sp. A16 genome has a segment encoding these proteins:
- a CDS encoding helix-turn-helix domain-containing protein, with translation MDKIKKHIIGDIALSEDIGKGLKKWREIFNIPQIEVAKYLMVSPSVVSDYETGRRKNPGVNIIKRYVDALVDIDRRRGGGTIRALQRILNPFSMDPILQIKEYNSPVRILEFLEIIEGELPESPNNEEVQNYRKEMEEKLNNHIFGHTVVDSVKAILEMSGQDFLNLYGWTTERALIFTNVSTGRSPMVAIRVSSIKPRLVVFQGVSYLDKLALKLAEIESIPLILTKLSVDELLERLSKIN, from the coding sequence ATGGATAAAATAAAAAAACATATCATTGGAGACATCGCTCTATCTGAGGATATTGGAAAGGGTCTAAAAAAATGGAGGGAGATATTCAACATCCCCCAAATAGAGGTGGCTAAGTACCTTATGGTCTCTCCTTCTGTGGTAAGTGACTATGAGACAGGTAGGAGGAAAAATCCAGGTGTAAACATTATAAAGAGGTACGTAGATGCCCTGGTGGATATAGATAGGAGGAGGGGAGGGGGCACCATAAGGGCTCTCCAGAGGATACTAAACCCATTTTCCATGGATCCCATCCTTCAGATAAAGGAGTACAACAGCCCAGTTAGGATTTTAGAATTCCTGGAAATAATAGAGGGAGAACTTCCAGAGAGCCCTAATAACGAAGAGGTTCAAAATTATCGTAAAGAGATGGAGGAGAAGTTAAATAACCACATATTTGGCCATACAGTTGTAGATAGCGTAAAGGCCATATTGGAGATGAGTGGACAGGATTTTTTGAACCTCTACGGTTGGACAACTGAGAGGGCTCTGATATTTACAAATGTATCCACAGGTAGGAGTCCTATGGTTGCCATAAGGGTAAGTTCTATAAAACCTAGGTTGGTGGTCTTTCAGGGAGTATCTTACTTAGATAAACTGGCATTGAAGTTGGCTGAGATAGAGAGTATCCCACTTATCCTTACGAAACTTTCAGTGGATGAGTTGTTGGAGAGGTTAAGTAAGATAAATTAG
- a CDS encoding hydroxymethylglutaryl-CoA synthase yields the protein MKVGIVGYGSYIPKYRIKVEEIARVWGKDPEPIKKGLVVYEKSVPGPDEDTATISVEAGKNALKRADIDPKDIGALYIGSESHPYAVKPTSTIVAEALGITPDLTCADLEFACKAGTAGIQMCMGLVGSGMIKYGMAIGADTAQGAPGDALEYTAAAGGACYIIGSKRKEIIGEINGTYSFTTDTPDFWRREGKPYPKHGGRFTGEPAYFRHVISAAKGLMEKMGTTPRDYDYCVFHQPNGKFYIRVAKYLGFKEEQYKDGLLTPYLGNTYSGAVPLGLSNILDKGKEGDRILAVSYGSGAGSDAFDITLTERIEEVKDRAPKTMDLLNRKEYIDYSIYLKYRRGIKV from the coding sequence ATGAAGGTTGGTATTGTAGGTTATGGGAGTTATATTCCCAAGTACAGGATAAAGGTAGAGGAGATTGCTAGAGTTTGGGGAAAGGATCCAGAACCTATAAAGAAGGGTCTTGTAGTGTATGAGAAGAGTGTCCCAGGTCCAGATGAGGATACTGCCACTATAAGTGTTGAGGCTGGTAAAAATGCTCTGAAAAGGGCTGATATAGATCCTAAGGATATTGGCGCCCTCTATATAGGTAGTGAGAGTCATCCCTACGCAGTAAAACCTACCTCCACCATAGTTGCAGAGGCTTTAGGAATTACACCAGATCTAACCTGTGCAGATTTAGAGTTTGCATGTAAGGCTGGGACTGCAGGTATTCAGATGTGTATGGGACTTGTTGGAAGTGGGATGATAAAGTACGGAATGGCAATTGGGGCAGATACTGCCCAGGGAGCACCTGGCGATGCCCTTGAATACACCGCTGCGGCAGGGGGAGCCTGTTATATAATAGGGAGCAAGAGGAAGGAGATAATAGGAGAGATCAACGGCACTTACTCCTTTACAACAGATACTCCAGATTTTTGGAGGAGGGAGGGGAAACCCTATCCAAAACATGGTGGTAGATTTACAGGGGAGCCTGCCTACTTCAGACATGTGATAAGTGCTGCAAAGGGTTTAATGGAGAAGATGGGTACAACTCCAAGGGATTACGATTACTGTGTATTCCATCAACCTAACGGTAAGTTCTACATAAGGGTTGCCAAGTACTTAGGGTTTAAGGAGGAGCAGTATAAAGATGGATTACTTACTCCCTATCTGGGAAATACCTACTCCGGCGCTGTGCCCTTGGGACTATCTAATATTCTAGATAAGGGTAAAGAAGGGGATAGGATACTTGCAGTATCCTATGGAAGTGGAGCAGGAAGTGATGCCTTCGACATTACTCTTACCGAGAGAATAGAGGAGGTAAAGGATAGGGCACCTAAAACCATGGATCTACTTAACAGGAAGGAGTACATAGATTACTCCATATATCTCAAGTACAGGAGAGGTATAAAGGTATAA
- a CDS encoding thiolase domain-containing protein — MRDVVIIGYGQTKFGELWEYSFRDIIVEAGVKAIEDANIDGKDLDAIYVGNMSGGLFVGQEHISSLIADYAGLTPIPCTRVEAACASGSLALRSAYLSVASGHHDVVFVGGVEKMTDVVDATSAIATAADQEWEAFFGATFPSLYAMMARRYMYEYGLTIEELSMWSVIAHDHGSRNPYAQFRFKTTLEQVINAPPVAEPLTLMHCSPVSDGAAALIVCDAERAKDFVSKDDMIYIRASTQASDTISLHSRESITTLKSAKVASERAYKMAGITPEVVDVAEVHDCFAINGLILLEDLGFCKKGETGKIVAEERIRVDCEDFITVNPSGGLKAAGHALGATGIRQVGEIYWQLKGDKNCKDRQAVIKHGYGITANVGGTGGTVCIHILSNNKR, encoded by the coding sequence ATGAGGGATGTAGTAATAATAGGATACGGACAGACGAAATTTGGAGAACTCTGGGAGTACTCCTTCAGAGATATAATAGTTGAGGCAGGAGTTAAGGCTATTGAAGATGCCAACATAGACGGTAAGGATCTCGATGCCATCTACGTTGGAAACATGAGTGGGGGGCTCTTCGTAGGACAGGAACATATATCCTCCCTTATAGCAGACTACGCAGGTTTAACACCTATTCCCTGTACAAGGGTTGAGGCTGCCTGTGCCTCTGGAAGTTTAGCCCTTAGAAGTGCCTACCTCTCTGTGGCAAGTGGGCATCATGATGTTGTATTTGTGGGAGGGGTTGAGAAGATGACAGACGTTGTAGATGCCACCTCTGCAATAGCAACTGCTGCAGATCAGGAGTGGGAGGCATTCTTTGGTGCAACCTTTCCCTCCCTCTACGCCATGATGGCAAGGAGGTATATGTACGAGTACGGTCTCACCATAGAGGAGTTATCCATGTGGAGTGTTATAGCCCACGATCATGGATCTAGAAATCCCTATGCCCAATTTAGGTTTAAAACCACACTGGAACAGGTTATAAATGCACCTCCAGTTGCAGAACCTTTAACACTTATGCACTGCTCCCCAGTATCAGACGGTGCTGCGGCTCTTATAGTATGTGATGCAGAGAGGGCTAAGGATTTCGTCTCCAAGGACGATATGATATATATAAGGGCATCTACTCAGGCTTCAGATACCATCTCCCTTCACAGTAGGGAGAGTATAACAACCCTTAAATCTGCAAAGGTGGCGTCGGAGAGGGCATATAAGATGGCGGGGATCACTCCAGAGGTGGTAGATGTTGCAGAGGTCCATGACTGTTTTGCCATAAATGGATTAATACTACTGGAGGATCTAGGTTTCTGTAAGAAGGGGGAAACTGGGAAGATCGTTGCCGAGGAGAGGATAAGGGTAGATTGTGAGGATTTCATTACAGTTAATCCCAGTGGAGGTTTAAAGGCGGCGGGACATGCCCTTGGGGCGACAGGTATAAGACAGGTTGGAGAGATATACTGGCAGTTGAAGGGGGATAAGAACTGTAAGGATAGACAGGCGGTTATAAAACATGGTTATGGAATAACTGCAAATGTTGGGGGAACTGGGGGAACTGTATGTATCCATATACTCTCTAATAATAAGAGATAG
- a CDS encoding CooT family nickel-binding protein, whose translation MCNLNLYLNDELVMEDVMLVEKRGDKIVATDLFGESKEFQGEIVKVDLNNNRILIRG comes from the coding sequence ATGTGCAACCTCAACCTCTATTTAAATGATGAATTGGTTATGGAGGATGTTATGCTTGTAGAAAAAAGAGGGGATAAGATCGTTGCCACAGATCTCTTCGGTGAGAGTAAGGAGTTTCAGGGGGAGATCGTTAAGGTGGATCTAAATAACAACAGGATACTGATAAGAGGTTAA
- a CDS encoding Zn-ribbon domain-containing OB-fold protein, producing MVVRSWRHIKERYCLIGTRCKTCGRIFFPSRNICPYCRRKGELEEYKLSGRGKVYSYSVVHTPPKEFERIAPYVIAIVELEEGPRITAQIDCKPDEVYIDMPVEVVFRRIKEDGEDGIIHYGYKFKPVEG from the coding sequence TTGGTAGTGAGAAGTTGGAGACATATAAAGGAGAGGTACTGTCTCATTGGGACTAGGTGTAAAACCTGTGGTAGGATATTCTTCCCATCTAGGAATATATGTCCCTACTGTAGAAGGAAGGGAGAGTTGGAGGAGTATAAACTCAGTGGAAGGGGGAAGGTATATTCTTACTCTGTAGTGCATACACCACCTAAGGAGTTTGAAAGGATAGCACCTTATGTAATTGCAATTGTAGAGTTGGAGGAGGGCCCAAGGATAACAGCCCAGATAGACTGTAAACCAGATGAGGTATATATTGACATGCCTGTAGAGGTTGTATTTAGGAGGATAAAGGAGGATGGAGAGGACGGAATAATCCATTATGGGTATAAGTTTAAACCTGTGGAGGGTTAA
- a CDS encoding YkgJ family cysteine cluster protein — protein MSPTRWEITFEGITYQCIRCGYCCSCRNWRIYLPYFDYIKLRENYSEYIEDSEGSHFHKRLKIDKRGCALLTDNNLCKIQIERGYTYKPTMCKLFPFSFRVKWNGDLLLTIKHYCRGIRIGECNREIIKHAIECCEELYLDQLERIRIMGMETSTRCRLDEKEYITWEEREKFGRYIFSSSNLEELCRKYMEIVNLNVSKDIAYIKRNIEGSIVKGYNSYNYNYFINSGIKYASKKRKYKETSRIRFVEREIIRYLGELNKREIFRKLSFKEELYRLIIIGKKLSRYKNILEGEGIIDLELTINESSLIK, from the coding sequence GTGAGCCCTACGAGATGGGAGATCACCTTTGAGGGGATCACTTACCAATGTATTAGATGTGGATACTGCTGTAGTTGTAGAAATTGGAGGATATACCTTCCATACTTTGACTATATAAAATTGAGGGAGAACTACTCTGAATATATCGAAGATAGTGAAGGGTCTCACTTCCATAAGAGGCTAAAGATCGATAAAAGAGGGTGTGCCCTATTGACAGATAACAACCTCTGTAAAATCCAGATAGAAAGAGGGTACACCTATAAACCTACAATGTGCAAACTCTTTCCCTTCAGTTTCAGGGTAAAGTGGAATGGGGATCTTCTACTTACCATTAAACATTACTGTAGGGGTATCAGAATAGGAGAGTGTAATAGGGAGATAATCAAACATGCTATAGAGTGTTGCGAGGAGTTGTATCTCGATCAACTGGAGAGGATAAGAATTATGGGGATGGAAACCTCTACAAGGTGTAGGTTGGATGAGAAGGAGTACATTACATGGGAGGAGAGGGAAAAGTTCGGAAGATACATATTCAGTAGTTCTAACTTAGAAGAACTCTGTAGAAAGTACATGGAGATAGTAAATCTTAACGTGTCTAAGGATATTGCCTATATTAAGAGAAATATAGAGGGAAGTATTGTTAAGGGTTATAATAGTTATAACTACAACTATTTTATCAACAGTGGTATAAAATACGCTTCCAAAAAGAGAAAGTATAAAGAGACCAGTAGAATTAGATTTGTAGAAAGGGAGATTATAAGATACTTAGGAGAGTTGAATAAGAGGGAGATTTTTAGAAAGTTATCCTTTAAAGAGGAATTATACAGGTTGATTATAATTGGTAAGAAACTTAGTAGATACAAAAATATCTTAGAGGGAGAAGGAATAATTGATCTTGAACTTACTATAAACGAATCTTCACTAATTAAGTAA
- a CDS encoding zinc ribbon domain-containing protein, translated as MVTIVPISEEEKMSILTGLRSRVPATKLVTLKKIADIADLRPESLQYLEMVDKRSMQEIIQSIEKIYEMEQDEIIKREALITLQKVKKALGSKFTIEVPRCNKCNEVIDLGWNYCTNCGSDIDKMVFENFNRCSNCNKYILENWTYCAHCGTQLKEKKERTPVCPQCRRPIDPSWMVCPYCGHRLRRIKRS; from the coding sequence ATGGTAACGATAGTTCCTATCTCTGAAGAGGAAAAAATGAGTATATTAACGGGACTTAGAAGTCGAGTACCTGCTACAAAATTGGTAACTTTAAAAAAAATAGCAGATATAGCAGATCTACGTCCAGAATCCCTACAGTACTTGGAGATGGTAGATAAAAGGAGTATGCAGGAGATAATCCAATCTATTGAAAAAATATACGAGATGGAACAGGACGAAATAATAAAGAGGGAAGCGTTAATAACCCTTCAAAAGGTAAAAAAAGCCTTAGGTTCTAAATTCACTATAGAAGTACCTCGATGTAATAAGTGTAATGAAGTTATAGATCTAGGATGGAACTACTGTACCAACTGTGGTTCCGATATTGACAAAATGGTCTTTGAAAATTTTAATAGATGTAGTAACTGTAATAAGTATATCTTAGAGAATTGGACATACTGTGCCCACTGTGGTACTCAGTTAAAGGAGAAAAAGGAGAGAACACCAGTATGCCCACAGTGTCGAAGACCTATAGATCCCTCCTGGATGGTATGTCCCTACTGTGGTCATAGGTTAAGGAGGATAAAGAGGAGTTAA
- a CDS encoding tripartite tricarboxylate transporter permease, translated as MDVINILFLFFGCLLGTFTGMVPGIHPNTLIPLTTILYSYLSPGNYLYLLIGMVITHYFVNYIPSAFIGVPQDETAVSVLPLHRLTLNGRGHEGVVLCGIGGFIGVLFSVILALLIFNIGFDLDGLYSQFKPYIPYVLILLVILSLIFTDNILWNSVVFILSGVFGIVVLYNRPPVDNILTAIFTGMFGVPFLLENLKSEKVPPQRITYPEVDISLIKCGFVGTLGGFLRIFLPAIGGAQINFFLSKLIRENNIKGFLVSQGAITMSNEVFSILSLLMIGYGRSGTAVAIKNLSIPLDSSIVIPLVVATGFALYILITLSQYILEYLPRVDYGKISFYILLLCVFIVLILGYFSGYLLYYFMVFLVSSTLGMLSLKSKGNMSYLMGVLVFPTILYYLKM; from the coding sequence ATGGATGTTATCAATATACTGTTCTTATTTTTTGGATGTTTACTGGGAACCTTCACTGGAATGGTACCTGGAATACATCCCAATACCTTAATACCTCTTACTACTATACTTTACAGTTATCTATCTCCAGGGAATTACCTATACCTTCTAATAGGAATGGTAATTACTCACTATTTTGTAAATTACATACCTTCGGCATTTATAGGTGTACCTCAAGATGAGACTGCAGTTTCTGTTCTACCCTTACATCGGCTAACTCTAAATGGTAGAGGGCATGAGGGCGTAGTGCTTTGCGGTATTGGAGGTTTCATCGGTGTGCTATTCTCTGTTATATTGGCACTTTTAATTTTTAATATTGGTTTTGATTTAGATGGACTCTATTCTCAATTTAAACCTTATATTCCCTATGTGTTGATACTTTTAGTGATTTTATCTTTAATATTTACAGATAATATACTTTGGAACAGTGTTGTGTTTATTCTCTCGGGAGTATTTGGAATAGTGGTTCTCTACAATCGCCCTCCTGTAGATAACATTCTAACTGCCATATTTACAGGTATGTTTGGAGTGCCTTTTCTCTTAGAAAATCTAAAGAGTGAGAAGGTTCCTCCCCAGAGGATCACCTATCCAGAGGTTGATATTTCCCTCATAAAGTGTGGATTTGTTGGAACCCTTGGAGGATTTCTAAGGATATTCCTACCTGCAATTGGAGGAGCCCAGATAAACTTCTTTCTAAGTAAGTTGATAAGAGAGAATAATATAAAGGGATTTTTAGTATCCCAGGGCGCCATTACCATGTCCAACGAGGTATTCTCTATCCTCTCCCTTCTAATGATAGGTTACGGTAGAAGTGGAACTGCAGTGGCTATAAAGAACCTCTCTATACCTTTGGACAGTAGTATCGTTATTCCCTTGGTGGTGGCAACAGGGTTTGCCCTCTATATACTCATTACTTTATCACAGTACATTTTAGAGTATCTGCCTAGGGTGGATTACGGGAAGATCTCCTTTTATATACTTCTTCTATGTGTATTTATCGTGTTAATTTTAGGGTATTTCTCAGGGTACCTTTTATACTACTTTATGGTTTTCTTGGTGTCCTCTACTTTGGGGATGTTGTCCTTGAAATCTAAAGGGAATATGTCTTATCTTATGGGGGTGTTAGTGTTTCCAACGATACTCTATTATCTAAAAATGTAA
- a CDS encoding tRNA(Ile)(2)-agmatinylcytidine synthase, whose protein sequence is MFIGIDDTDSREKYCTTYIGALLMEELGKRYKMDTPKLIRMNPMVKYKTRGNGGVSLRVLEKDLKDSDIDYIKKTVLKYVEEYSDLEDENTNPGVVFLMEEDYKRNRSILKNYYKKVLYDIVDLQYAKEIVEKVGGEYVCYKKGYGVIGALGSIASCGPYTYELLTYRKKENWGRERIIDDKSVVEMDRKTFPYTFNNVDGDKQIIAPNTKCPVLYGIRGVRKDILRKAMRMVKCGEEIDRYMIFKTNQGTDAHLRPMKIKDIYPNTGVIVYGVVTEDPKNIRGGAVVFKVSDGTGEISCVAYEPTKRFRDIVRKLKKDDMVGVYGTVREEPFGINIEKLKVVKLSKLYIKDKRCSCGGTLKSKGVKSGYVCNRCKKRIDYNSIKLIEVKRDVSEGFYEVPPSARRHLSKPLLLF, encoded by the coding sequence ATGTTCATAGGTATAGACGATACAGACAGTAGGGAGAAGTACTGTACTACCTATATTGGTGCCCTTTTAATGGAGGAGTTGGGAAAGAGGTACAAGATGGATACTCCAAAGTTGATTAGGATGAATCCGATGGTCAAGTATAAAACTAGGGGAAATGGAGGGGTTTCTTTAAGGGTTCTGGAAAAGGATCTAAAGGATAGTGATATAGATTATATAAAAAAAACTGTTTTGAAGTACGTAGAAGAGTATTCAGATCTTGAGGATGAGAATACAAACCCAGGAGTTGTTTTCCTCATGGAGGAGGATTATAAGAGAAACAGGAGTATTTTAAAAAACTACTATAAGAAGGTACTATACGATATAGTGGATCTCCAATATGCCAAGGAGATCGTTGAGAAGGTAGGAGGAGAATACGTGTGTTATAAAAAGGGCTACGGTGTTATAGGGGCTTTGGGGAGTATAGCATCCTGTGGGCCCTATACCTACGAACTTCTAACTTACAGGAAGAAGGAGAACTGGGGGAGGGAGAGAATAATCGACGATAAATCAGTTGTAGAGATGGATAGGAAGACATTTCCCTATACCTTCAACAACGTAGATGGAGATAAACAGATAATTGCACCTAACACCAAGTGTCCAGTTCTCTACGGTATCAGAGGGGTAAGAAAGGATATACTGCGAAAGGCTATGAGGATGGTTAAGTGTGGAGAGGAGATAGACAGGTATATGATATTTAAAACCAACCAGGGTACAGATGCTCATCTGAGGCCTATGAAAATAAAGGATATCTATCCAAATACAGGGGTTATCGTTTATGGAGTAGTTACAGAGGATCCTAAGAATATAAGGGGAGGAGCTGTGGTTTTCAAGGTTAGTGATGGTACTGGAGAGATCTCCTGTGTAGCCTACGAACCTACAAAGAGATTTAGGGATATAGTAAGAAAGTTAAAAAAGGATGATATGGTGGGTGTGTATGGAACTGTACGGGAGGAACCTTTTGGTATTAATATAGAAAAGTTGAAAGTGGTGAAGTTAAGTAAGTTATACATTAAGGATAAGAGGTGCTCCTGTGGAGGTACCTTGAAGTCAAAGGGGGTTAAAAGTGGGTACGTATGTAATAGGTGTAAGAAGAGGATAGATTACAACAGTATAAAACTGATTGAGGTAAAGAGGGACGTCTCAGAGGGATTCTACGAGGTGCCACCCTCTGCAAGGAGACATCTAAGTAAGCCTCTACTTCTGTTTTAA
- the radB gene encoding DNA repair and recombination protein RadB, with product MLSDILRGNIERKTITQIYGPPGVGKTNIAIISTVNFIRRGYKVVYVDTEGGLSVERIRQISGRNFEKILENLIIYEPETFEEQSRILEKLFYIENMGLVVIDGISSLYRLELSDDVHRNTLLNRILGKQILTLLKLAKKKNVGVLLTNQISDTYNGVRPIGGIVLEYWSKTIVRMERIDDIREAILEKHRYIKEGERVKFRIVNEGIEILKR from the coding sequence ATGCTATCAGATATACTTAGAGGAAACATAGAGAGAAAAACCATAACACAGATATACGGCCCTCCCGGTGTAGGAAAAACGAATATCGCTATCATCTCTACAGTTAATTTTATAAGGAGGGGATATAAGGTAGTGTATGTAGATACAGAAGGAGGGCTCTCTGTTGAGAGAATAAGGCAGATATCTGGAAGGAATTTTGAAAAAATACTTGAAAATCTGATAATTTACGAACCTGAAACTTTTGAAGAGCAGTCTAGAATCCTGGAGAAACTATTCTATATCGAAAATATGGGGCTAGTGGTTATAGACGGGATATCCTCCCTTTATAGATTAGAACTCTCTGATGACGTCCATAGAAACACCCTTCTCAACAGGATACTTGGGAAACAGATACTTACCTTGTTAAAACTTGCCAAAAAAAAGAACGTAGGAGTATTATTAACCAACCAGATTAGTGATACCTACAACGGGGTTAGACCTATAGGAGGTATAGTATTGGAGTACTGGAGCAAGACTATTGTAAGGATGGAGAGGATAGATGATATTAGAGAGGCTATTTTGGAGAAACATAGGTATATTAAGGAGGGTGAGAGAGTTAAATTCAGAATAGTAAATGAGGGAATTGAGATTCTTAAGAGATAA
- a CDS encoding MJ1244 family protein, protein MKVLLYVFVETENIGKVINALSEGGISGFFLMEYKGLSPQEWKGFLIDEDPEKAIKIVNDISRNAVMIGTVVSEKRGEIIKRYIKEKLSNCRYTIIEVPVENIEVNIVE, encoded by the coding sequence ATGAAAGTGCTCCTCTATGTCTTCGTAGAAACTGAAAATATAGGGAAGGTTATCAACGCTCTATCTGAAGGTGGCATATCTGGGTTTTTTCTTATGGAGTATAAAGGATTATCTCCTCAGGAGTGGAAAGGTTTTTTAATAGATGAGGACCCTGAAAAGGCTATAAAGATTGTTAACGATATATCTCGTAATGCTGTAATGATAGGTACCGTAGTAAGTGAGAAAAGGGGAGAGATAATTAAGAGATATATCAAGGAAAAACTATCGAACTGTAGATACACCATAATAGAAGTACCTGTTGAAAATATCGAAGTTAATATTGTAGAGTAA
- a CDS encoding DUF134 domain-containing protein codes for MRFRRRKGRPRIPRFISEIPKIREFVPKEGVEDDSDTVKLTYEELEAIRLVDYLGFSQEEGAELMGVSRRVFWNILKSARKKIGDFLINGKVLRIEGEDYILRECGMCKLCGRMRHCAFKPKDHCRRFNP; via the coding sequence ATGAGATTTAGGAGGAGAAAAGGTCGTCCAAGGATACCTCGATTCATCTCTGAAATACCGAAAATTAGGGAGTTCGTACCTAAAGAGGGAGTAGAAGATGACAGTGATACTGTAAAACTTACCTACGAGGAGTTGGAGGCTATAAGATTGGTCGATTATTTAGGGTTCTCTCAGGAGGAAGGGGCTGAGTTAATGGGCGTATCTAGGCGAGTTTTCTGGAATATTCTAAAATCTGCCAGGAAGAAGATAGGTGACTTCCTGATAAACGGTAAAGTGTTAAGGATAGAGGGGGAAGATTATATATTAAGAGAGTGTGGGATGTGTAAACTATGTGGCAGAATGAGACACTGTGCCTTTAAACCAAAGGATCACTGTCGTAGATTCAACCCATAA
- the atwA gene encoding methyl coenzyme M reductase system, component A2 codes for MILLEVKNVSKRFGDNLVLKDINFTLEEGEVLGILGRSGAGKSVLLHMLRGMEGYEPTEGKVIYHVTMCDNCGEVDVPSKDGQRCERCGEGVLRKTSIDLWGDNEGVYNLKRKIAIMLQRTFALYGEKSVIENILEALYSAGFEGKEAVEIALKLIKMVKLEHRVTHIARDLSGGEKQRVVLARQLAKKPVIFLADEPTGTLDPKTAKLVHETLKNAVVKKNISMIITSHWPEVVAQLSNRVMWLENGQIKKMGDSKEIVEEFMSSLKEFKKFEKVEVKEKQIILEDIEKKYCSVERGVVHAVKGVSLDIYEMEIFGIVGTSGAGKTTLAKIIGGVIPPSRGKYLFRLGDEWIDMTKPGPMYRGRAKRYIGMLFQEYALYPHRTVLYNLTEAIGLELPGEFARMKALYTLMSVGFTEEEAEKILDKYPRELSVGERHRVALAQVLIKEPRVVILDEPTGTMDPFTRNMVAESIHKSRKELEQTYIIVSHDMDFVMNVCDRAALMRDGKIVKIGKPEEIVKILTEEEKEDMGL; via the coding sequence ATGATACTGTTAGAGGTTAAGAACGTTTCAAAGAGATTTGGCGATAACCTAGTATTAAAGGATATAAACTTTACACTTGAGGAAGGTGAGGTATTAGGTATATTGGGAAGAAGTGGTGCCGGTAAATCTGTACTACTTCATATGTTAAGGGGTATGGAAGGATATGAGCCCACAGAAGGTAAGGTAATATATCACGTCACAATGTGTGATAATTGTGGAGAGGTAGATGTGCCCTCTAAAGATGGGCAGAGATGTGAGAGATGTGGGGAGGGGGTATTACGTAAAACATCTATAGATCTCTGGGGAGATAATGAAGGCGTCTACAACTTGAAAAGAAAGATTGCAATAATGCTCCAGAGAACCTTTGCACTTTACGGGGAGAAAAGTGTAATTGAGAACATATTGGAGGCCTTATACTCTGCAGGTTTTGAGGGCAAGGAGGCTGTTGAGATCGCTCTAAAACTTATAAAGATGGTGAAGTTAGAACATAGGGTCACCCACATTGCAAGGGATCTCAGTGGAGGAGAGAAGCAGAGAGTAGTACTTGCAAGACAACTTGCCAAGAAACCTGTAATATTTTTGGCAGATGAACCTACAGGAACCTTGGATCCTAAAACTGCTAAGTTAGTACATGAGACGCTGAAGAATGCAGTTGTTAAAAAAAATATAAGTATGATAATTACCTCCCACTGGCCAGAGGTAGTTGCTCAACTTTCAAATAGAGTAATGTGGCTGGAAAATGGGCAAATTAAAAAGATGGGAGATAGTAAGGAGATTGTAGAAGAATTCATGTCATCTCTTAAGGAATTTAAGAAATTTGAAAAGGTAGAAGTAAAAGAAAAACAGATCATACTGGAAGATATAGAAAAGAAGTACTGTTCTGTTGAGAGAGGAGTAGTACATGCTGTTAAGGGAGTGTCTTTAGATATATACGAGATGGAGATATTTGGTATAGTGGGAACCAGTGGGGCTGGAAAAACTACCTTGGCGAAGATTATAGGAGGAGTTATACCTCCATCTAGGGGGAAGTATCTGTTCAGATTAGGAGATGAATGGATAGATATGACTAAACCTGGACCTATGTACAGAGGTAGGGCAAAGAGATACATCGGTATGTTATTCCAGGAGTATGCACTATACCCACATAGGACTGTACTCTACAACCTTACAGAGGCCATAGGTTTAGAACTCCCTGGAGAATTTGCAAGGATGAAGGCACTATATACGTTGATGTCCGTAGGTTTCACTGAAGAGGAGGCAGAGAAGATATTGGATAAGTATCCTAGGGAGTTAAGTGTTGGGGAGAGACACAGAGTAGCCCTTGCCCAGGTACTTATTAAGGAGCCAAGAGTCGTAATACTGGATGAGCCTACTGGAACGATGGATCCATTTACAAGGAACATGGTGGCAGAGTCTATCCATAAGTCTAGGAAGGAGTTAGAGCAGACTTATATAATCGTATCCCACGATATGGACTTTGTAATGAACGTATGTGATAGGGCTGCCCTTATGAGGGACGGGAAAATCGTTAAGATAGGAAAACCAGAGGAGATTGTGAAGATACTCACTGAGGAGGAGAAGGAGGACATGGGACTGTGA